The genomic interval ATGATGATCGGACTGGACACCCAGGGTCGATTTACCGGAGTCGAAGTGCTGCATCATCACGAACCGGTCTTTCTCCACGGTCTCGGGGAAGAGCCCTTGTTTGAGTTTGTCGACCAGTATGAAGGTCGCTCCCTGCGGGAGCAGATCGTGGTGCAATCGTCATACGCCGGCAAGCAAGGTAAAACCTCGGACGGCGACGTGGTGTACTTCGACGGCGTCAGCAAGGCCACGGTATCCGTGCTCATCATCAACGACACCGTGCTGTCTTCTGCCCTTAAGGTTGCCCGCCAGAAGCTGGAAGCTTTTGCCCAGACTACCCCAACCCAGGCCAGGCCCGACTTCTTCGAACCTCTGGGATGGCAAGCGCTAATCGATCGGGGTTTTATTGGCCACGCACGTATCAGCGCAGACGACGTTGAACAGCAATTGGGCCGGCCGCTGTCCGACTATCCCGTCAACATGGAACCAACCCACGGTGCTGCCTTCTCCGAGTTATTCTTTGCCTATATGAATTCCCCCATGGTCGGACGCAACCTTCTGGGCAACGAGGGCTACAAGCGGCTCATGAGCCGCCTCGGCAGCAATGACCAGGTTCTTCTGGTGGCGTCCCACGGCGTCCATCCGCATGTTGGTGGTGATTTCACCCCGGGCAGCTCTCCGGATCGGATTGGACTAACCCAAAACAATCTTTCGGTGGAGATGCGGGATCTGAACTGGCTGGATCAGAACTTGGCACTCCAGACCGAGGGGGTGCCCCAGTTTGATGCCGTTAACCTGTTTCGGGTTGGCGGCAATGCTGGGTTCAACCCAGGGGCGGAAGCCAGCCTGAAGTTGCATGTCGAGTTGGCCCGAAACCATCTGGTGTCGGATTCCGCCAGCTTCAAACTACCCGTGCAATTTTCCGGCGACCTGTTCGAAACCGTAGAAATCGCTGAGACACCGGAATCCAGGCGGCAGCCGGTATGGATGGGACTCTGGCAGGAGCGCTGGTGGCAGATTGCACTTCTGGTCACCAGTCTGATCGTATTGACCGTTTTTTTCGCAAGACAGAAAACGCTCAGCCGGCACCCTGAACTGGTGCGCCAATTTCGCTGGGGCTTTCTGCTGTTCACGGTTTTCTTTATTGGGTTTTACGCCCAGGGCCAGCTATCAGTGGTGAATAT from Marinobacter sp. LA51 carries:
- a CDS encoding NosR/NirI family protein, giving the protein MARRLAPLLFLLLLFPGVSGAELTDSRRDLIRSLFPSATTIEEKLSDVPVYPVYQLQELLGYAYESTDLSRLQGFAGKPIRMMIGLDTQGRFTGVEVLHHHEPVFLHGLGEEPLFEFVDQYEGRSLREQIVVQSSYAGKQGKTSDGDVVYFDGVSKATVSVLIINDTVLSSALKVARQKLEAFAQTTPTQARPDFFEPLGWQALIDRGFIGHARISADDVEQQLGRPLSDYPVNMEPTHGAAFSELFFAYMNSPMVGRNLLGNEGYKRLMSRLGSNDQVLLVASHGVHPHVGGDFTPGSSPDRIGLTQNNLSVEMRDLNWLDQNLALQTEGVPQFDAVNLFRVGGNAGFNPGAEASLKLHVELARNHLVSDSASFKLPVQFSGDLFETVEIAETPESRRQPVWMGLWQERWWQIALLVTSLIVLTVFFARQKTLSRHPELVRQFRWGFLLFTVFFIGFYAQGQLSVVNIYTLLLALWDGFTLDVFLLDPVIFILWTYTFVTLFVWGRGLFCGWLCPFGALQEMAAWLGQKLRFRQIRVPERWHRRLILIKYPILLGLVGTAFFSLTLAEQLAEVEPFKTSITLVFWRYWPFVAYAVGLLMIGMFIHKFYCRYLCPLGAGLAVLGRFRLFSWLDRIDRCGSPCQHCKNECGINAIRKDGQIDYDECIQCLECVVILRDETQCVDSIVRGKQQLRQQKQAQILATDASA